CTAGTGTAAATCGAATACCTTACCGACATAGTGTCCTCGTATTCCTCTTCTTTGCATCGGTCACTTGCAGCTTCTACTTCAGGTGTTGCTTCGAAATTTAAAATAGCAGAGAAGGCTTTAATACCCCACGATAGACCGAAGTCTTCACACTTAACTGGAAACGTTAGACTATCTTCTGGAAATCCATTGCATAAAAAACAGAAGATATTTCTGAACTTTCCAGTGCGTAGTGGATTGTAGTAAGCAGAACAAGCTTCTGCAATGCTTGTGTTATATGTGTGCCAATATCCCGTTTCATCACACGTAGACTGTATTTCGCTTTCCAACACCTTGCATTTTCTTATCTGATCATTAAACTGTCCTGGTGGAACGAATCCAATCCAGCAAAACCGATTTGCCCACGATAAGAAGTCTTTTAAATGGCAATCTCCTTTGGCTGGGGTACGTCATTACACTCAACTAAGATGTTCCAAGGTACAGAACTTGTGATTCCTTTACATTCTGCACAGAATCTGTTTCATAAAGGTGACGTTAGCATCGACCCCGGCGGACGTCACGCGTGCCGTTACCAACCGTTCTCCAAGAGAATCTAGTTGAGAACTGTGACACCCTGTCTGCTAGATCTCTGCTGTAGTTCTCCGATTCAGGACTGCAGTCAGTAACAACAAAGTACTTCACCAGGTAATCCGTCTTGAATGGGACACCAAGACACTGGAACGAGTACAGGGGTGGCCCAATGTGAAGGTCGGGGCAACAGTCACCAAATATCACACAGTCCCATCGGCATGAACATTCGTAACAAGGTGGACACGATTTTCGTCTTGAATCTATACGGACGTCCTGGAAGATCGTCGCTGAACTCGGCGGTTTTATTTCCTGTAATGCAGTTGTACCTTCCGCAGTATTTCTGATGTTTAGACTGGATGAGGGCAACCAATGTGCTGTTGGTCACGTCTGCTGAAGTGGGAAAGCCATGTTGTTTCAAAAGACAAGGACAAGAGTCCAGAgtatcatgttttaaaataaatgattggtTCAATGTTCAAATGTTCAagttaaaacacaaacaaaaaacacccgccgtcacacatttaatattatgtataataagACAAAAGCGTCCGGCAAAAATTACCctgtaacaaaacaatgtagcaaactATTCTCCAGATAAAGTTTTGGAAAATGAGCAGATGTTCAAGAAACATCTGGGACATAAATCCTTGTAATGTTGTTGGATATGTTAAACAGCTAGCAGGTGGAAAGCATGACAATATAAATAGccataataacataataaacaaaattgtatatataagtTTAGAGCTAAGTGTTGGCTGTGGCGGTCTCGTAACTGAATATTTATTAAGTGTAAACACATTTTAGCGCCAGTATTGCAACGGCTATTCACAGATCTCACGGATCTCATCTGAAAACAATAGACACATATTGTCATTACATTGGCAGATCCAGGGGGTGAGGGCTGTCACAGGAAATCCGTTTGAAGTGCCTTTTTAATAACTTTGGTTTTGGACGAGAGTGGTGTATGTGTGCGGGTGTGTTTAAAGTCACCATCCACAATAAACAAACAGTAAATTATCTTGAAGGGCGTATCTGGGCAtactttattttctaaatttacCGATAAGCATGCCCCCAAACAGACCCTTACACGATATCGCTCCCTTTGGCTCATATTTCCTTCGTCAAACTCAAATTTTCATTTATGCATGCTGGTCATCTTGGCTTGTGTGGTCAGGGGGATTTGGACTTTTTGCGTGGCAACATATCACAGAACTAAGAATCAAGCAACGGTTTTCTCGACACTAAACACCTCGGCTACCAGTCAAGGAAAGTCTTGTGGTGAGTGTTAGTGGTCAGTGCGATACAAGTCGCTATCATGAATTTGTGCTTACATTCAAAATAAGAATCAGCACGGTGTTCGCGCACTCACACACCTCGGTACATGTACAGGAAAAGTGTTTTTAGGTGTTAGTGGCAATGGTACAAGTCCGTTTTCTAATGTTCCCACCTCCCCAAATGAGCCGTTTAAAAGTCAATTTTGGCTGAGGCCCGTTTCCCCCCCCGGAAAAAAGAGTTTTTTTGTTGGAGGGGTTTTGTTGTTAATCAATTTCAAAAGTGTTCAAggaaaatgttgtttttataataagaGTTTTgggaaaccccccccccccccccccccccccccccaacccacacaccacaccccaaaaaacatgGTCCTTTTTGggtgttattttataatatggtAGCGGGTAAATTGGATTCCTTTCCGGTTTGTTTTTTGGAACCCGGCAAAGAACTTATCGCGTTTGCGGATCCAATGGGTTCCACCCTCTCCCCACCAACCGAACCAACCCCATTTGGAAGAAAAAAGGAAGGGGTTGCCCATCGCTGTGGTTGTGCGGGTGTGTGCCGGTGGTAATATTTTGGCCCTGGGTTTTGGGGGAAGACTTTAAATACTAGGgtgttcatgattaaattatattgtactatagcatttatatttatgttatgtctTATGAGAAAATACCCCATGAATGAGTAGAACCAGCTTATCTCATTCCTATCTCGAGATGTTTGGATATTTGAGCTGGGTCCATGTCAAGAGACGGGGCCGCTTTTCCATTACCGCGACTTAAATGTATCGAGATGAACACtgaatgaccccccccccccccccccccccccccccccataagaCAATCTACATCTCCATTCAGTCTCACAGAGTCGGACATGACGTCACAGTCGATTCCAGTATAGATGCTTGTAATATGTTTAAGGGATATTCATTTTGAAACAGAAGACACATTCATAAAACTTACTTTTTTCACAAACGTGAATTGGCGTCCTTCTTCTTACGAGTAAATGATTTTGACGTCCTTTCTCTTAGGAGTCAGTTTTGTGTAACAAAAAAATGGGGTGAATTTTCGGTTTATATACCATGTAGATGAGTCCATCTCATCTAGGGGTGATGGAAGGGTTAATGCTACTTCTACGTCGACAtaacataaatgtaattattgtttacatatGGTATGTCTGTTCACATTCATCAtatactgaaattatttttaaatataataagttaatatgaatgaaatatttttaacaacataAAAAGAACCCCGCCTGCCCCTTTTCTAGCTGTGTGCAGTCAGAATGTTGTAATACTTCCAATACTATAAAACCTATTCCCCAAAACTGTGTAGGGATATTCAGGTCATTACACCGCCCtaagttaaaaacaattataagaTACACAGACTACTGTTTTACGGTAGCGCGAGTTCGGGTGATGCTTGTAGGTCAGCCAGTGGATAGCGGCTGTCCTATATGTTTCATCATATAGCATTTGAATAGTATAGCATACTGTCTACATTCGTAGTGTAAACAGCAAACTCTGGAGTCTAGTCATTATATACTTATATACTCACaaatatatactttaaatttaatacacacacacacacacacacacgctcgcgTGCGCACACCACTAATTACTGCCTTCGTGTTTGACCTAATTCAGTCAACACCAGCGCATACCGGCTTGTGCCTATTTTAACACAGCGAAGGCTGTACATTGTCATAGATTTACACGCTAAGGAAAGCTGTACTTAATAAAATACTCTTGTCGACGACGCAGCAACATAGTTTGATattgtttgtctttgtttattgtgtttgttaACCTGTTAAGTATATGAAAGGAACTTCCTGGTTAGTTGGCGCGGTATGGGATATCCCCATTTTTTTAAATCGCCATTAGTAAGCCAATCAAAATTCATCTGGGCTGTGACGTCACCATCCCCTCTTGGGAGGGTGACGCTGGGAGGGTGACACCTCCCCCATGTTAAATGAATGGGCCAAACTGCGCCAGAACCATCAGTTTCACCACTACtgacgttatttggtttagtactacccctaagactgttaaaattaccaaatattttgacacccaattaccgatgattattaaatcaatgttctctggtggtgtcgttaaacaaaacaaacttttaactcagGAGCCATCAGGTGATAACGTtttccaaaaataaattcagtataCCACCATAGCATAGTttggtgtgtgggtttttttttctgtattaaaCTGGTCATCGTATCGCGTTATATGATGGGTTCTCCTAAGATACATGTACCAAAGTTGATAATCGCGCATTGTAAGTACGTTACAGTGTCGTATTACTATCAGTACATTAACTATGTTGATTTTCTCGTCTGGTAGCTCGTTTGCAGGTGCGGgtgcgggatctagctcactagAGTGCATGCCTGCTGGGCTAGCTTCGTAGTATCGAATCGTgtcaatggacccattctctgattggatctttcccgtcccaaccagtgcaccacaaatggtatatcaaatgctgttttatttgatgtcctgtctgtgcgaaagtGCTTGtagaagattccttgctactaatggaaaaaatgtatgtTTCCTCTTACTCTATGtctgacatacaatagccaatgCTTAATACATCAGTAAgctatagtggtgttgttaaacagaacaaacattATATTGCTGGTCATTTTGTGCATTAACATATTTTTGCTGCTACTACGTTACAGTGTGGTCTGTTGAGATGTTTTCCAATGCAGTGCTTCTAATTTCGGATAACgactgtttcttttttcttgcaCAACACAGACAAGATGCATATTTGACACAAATGTCCCGAGAGAATGAAAACGACAAAAAGACGAATAGGCCCTGCCCTCCAGCCAGGATGATGAACATGTACGCTAAGACTTCCTTCTTCAGGATAGCTCCAAGGAAACCAAATAACCACGACAGACCCGTTATGGATGCCAGTTTGAAAAACCGAAACACTGGAACACTTTCTTTTATTCCCACCATGCTGCGCTCTTTGGATGTTTTGTGGAGGACGACACAAGTGAAGATGAAAAATGCTGTTGAAAGAAGCACGGTCAGTCCAGCTGGTATAGCAAAAGATGGGATGGACACAAATCCCGgtttaatgaaacaaatggtCATGTCGTCGTTATATCCAAGTGAGCTTTCTCCGAGAGAAAAATAATTTACGAGGATGTGTAGTGCAACAATGGTACCAGGGAcaatatatgaaaataatgcaTACTCGAGAACTATTATCTTCTTGTTATCGTTAAGGGTTAAGGCAGAAAATACGTTTCTGAAAACTCTAAAGACGTGAAAGGAGCAAACGTTCATCCAGGCAAATGTTACGAGCCAACTGTAATGGATGAGGATACCCATTACTGTGCACACCACACGATCGTCCGTGGCTCCCGCACCAAACAGATAGAGAGTCTGAGACACGAATAATGAAAATGTGAGAAACATCAGGTTAATTCCCGGGAGCGTCCTCATCTCTGCAAACAGACAGTGTGTTATGAAGCAGATCAGTAAACATATTAAGCTGATTCCAAGGCAAACGCTAGTTAGAATTTTCATTGTATATGTGGAAGAGTCCGTACTGGAGAAGTTGTAGTGAGTTGTGTTATCACTCAAAGTAGCATTGTTCAGCCACATTTGTCGCAGGTAATCAACGCAAACTCGAAGTTTCAACGAGTCTGTTATTTCATAGTTTGGCTCACACACATGGAGAGAATCAGGAATAATAATCAGAGAACCATTTGGAGCTCGTTTATATTCGTTTTCTTGGAATTCAACTTGTGGGCAATAAAGGTGAGGTGAGGGAATTTCCAGAAAGATTGATGATGCTGGTTTCCTTGAAGTTGCACCAAGGAAACGATCCGTTAGTACCGACTTCAGCCTTTCTCCTGAAATGTTAAATGCTTtaggactaaaataaattgaTGGAATGGACTTGAATACCACAATTCTTCCTTCATTTAGTATCCCAACTGGTTCATACTGTATAGCGAGTAGACTGTCCATTAGCTGAGAGATAAGTCTGGTAGTGATACGCGGCTCAGTAACGAGAGCAGTGACATCTACATAAGCAACTACCTCAACACCTTTCACTGACCGAACACTGGTTCTTTGTGTTGTGCTGGTCACGTTGTTTGATGCGGCACCTGGGTCTTGTGGGTCTAAAGGAATTCCATTTGCCAAGCTACTATCGTTTTGTTTCTCCTGTTCGTAGTTTCCCTTCACTTTCGTCTCGTCATAAACATATGAAACAACTGTCATATTAAGCGTAGCAAGATTCCGCTGGTCGCGTATTCGTCGAATCATGtagtttattaatgttttgttggaAAGTATTGGACTGATTTGTAATGGTACTAAAGGAACCAGCACTATCTtcagtttaaaaacaatacCGTGTGCTGAATAAAGAAAGCTTGTACAGTTTCCTCCCCTTAGTTGGTGCAGTGATGGGCACAGCATTCTTCGGCATTTATTCTGCAAtagaattaaaacattaaaaatatacatatttaagaataaagtcatatattatatatttattacattattaataatatacagagaTGAATGTAGCTTGTCTACTCTCGGTATTTTTAAGgaaggacgtagcccaatgtcAAAGGGCTCTCTTGATGCACGATCGTTCTAGGATCTATCCTCGTCAGTGGGActattgcgctatttctcgttttagccagtgcaccaagactgttatatcaaaggttgtggtatgtattatcctgtctgtgggatggtgcatacagaagatcccttgctactaatggaaaaatgtagcgggtttcctctctgagaccaTATTtcagacttaccaaatgtttgacatccaatagccgatgatggaaaaatcagtgtactctagttgtgttgttaaacaaaacaaactttaacttggcATTTTTAagctttaaagaaaaaagatatgtAGCGTGAAAGTAGTGGGATAAGACCATCAGTAATTATCTATAGTCCGTGCCACAGCGAACGCCTTTTCTCatattatgaaatttactacaagttatttattgcacacacacacacacacacacacacacacacacacacacacacacacacacacacacacatacatagatatcaACTATAGCTAGTGGACGCTCTATCTTACAAACAGTGCTAGTGTAAATCGAATACCTTACCGACATAGTGTCCTCGTATTCCTCTTCTTTGCATCGGTCACTTGCAGCTTCTACTTCAGGTGTTGCTTCGAAATTTAAAATAGCAGAGAAGGCTTTAATACCCCACGATAGACCGAAGTCTTCACACTTAACTGGAAACGTTAGACTATCTTCTGGAAATCCATTGCATAAAAAACAGAAGATATTTCTGAACTTTCCAGTGCGTAGTGGATTGTAGTAAGCAGAACAAGCTTCTGCAATGCTTGTGTTATATGTGTGCCAATATCCCGTTTCATCACACGTAGACTGTATTTCGCTTTCCAACACCTTGCATTTTCTTATCTGATCATTAAACTGTCCTGGTGGAACGAATCCAATCCAGCAAAACCGATTTGCCCACGATAAGAAGTCTTTTAAACTGGCAATCTCCTTTGGCTGGGGTACGTCATTACACTCAACTAAGATGTTCCAAGGTACAGAACTTGTGATTCCTTTACATTCTGCACAGAATCTGTTCATAAAGGTGACGTTAGCATCGACCCCGGCGGACGTCACGCGTGCCGTTACCAACCGTTCTCCAAGAGAATCTAGTTGAGAACTGTGACACCTGTCTGCTAGATCTCTGCTGTAGTTCTCCGATTCAGGACTGCAGTCAGTAACAACAAAGTACTTCACCAGGTAATCCGTCTTGAATGGGACACCAAGACACTGGAACGAGTACAGGGGTGGCCCAATGTGAAGGTCGGGGCAACAGTCACCAAATATCACACAGTCCCATCGGCATGAACATTCGTAACAAGGTGGACACGATTTCGTCTTGAATCTATACGGACGTCCTGGAAGATCGTCGCTGAACTCGGCGGTTTTATTTCCTGTAATGCAGTTGTACCTTCCGCAGTATTTCTGATGTTTAGACTGGATGAGGGCAACCAATGTGCTGTTGGTCACGTCTGCTGAAGTGGGAAGCCATGTTGTTTCAAAAACAAGGACAAGAGTCCAGAgtatcatgttttaaaataaatgattggtTCAATGTTCAAATGTTCAagttaaaacacaaacaaaaaacacccgccgtcacacatttaatattatgtataataagACAAAAGCGTCCGGCAAAAATTACCCTGTAACAAACAATGTAGCAAACTATTCTCCAGATAAAGTTTTGGAAAATGAGCAGATGTTCAAGAAACATCTGGGACATTAATCCTTGTAATGTTGTTGGATATGTTAAACAGCTAGCAGGTGGAAAGCATGACAATATAAATAGccataataacataataaacaaaattgtatatataagtTTAGAGCTAAGTGTTGGCTGTGGCGGTCTCGTAACTGAATTATTTATTAAGTGTAAACACATTTTAGCGCCAGTATTGCAACGGCTATTCACAGATCTCACGGATCTCATCTGAAACAATAGACACATATTGTCATTACATTGGCAGATCCAGGGGGTGAGGGCTGTCACAGAAATCCCGTTTGAAGTGCCTTTTTAATAACTTTTGTTTTGGACGAGAgtggtgtatgtgtgcgtgtgtgtttaaTTCACCATCCACAATAAACAAACAGTAAATTATCTTGAAAGGGCGTATCTGGGCATctttatttctaaatttaccGAAAAGCATGCCCCCAAACACCCTACAGATATCGCTCCCTTTGGCTCATATTTCCTTCGTCAAACtcaaattttcattttatgCATCTTGGTCATCTTGGTTTTCAGcttgattttcgtgcttacatcaaACTAAGAATCAAGCACGGTGTTCTCGACACTCACACACCTCGGCTACCATGTCCAGGAAAGTGtgtttaggtgttagtggtcagtgagataCAAGTCGCTAtactgattttcgtgcttacatcaaACTAAGAATCAAGCACGGTGTTCTCGACACTCACACACCTCGGCTACCATGTCCAGGAAAGTGTTTTTAGGTGTTAGTGGTCAATGAGATACAAGTCGCTATACTGATTTTCCACCTCCCCAATGAGCCGTTAAACGTCACTCTGGCTAGAGGCCGTCTCGAAAAAAGAGTTTTTTTGTGAGGGTTTTGTTCGTTAACTCATTTCAAAGTGCTTCAAGCGAAAATCGttgttttataataaagtagttttggaccccccccccccccccccccccacacacacacacacaccaaaatcATGGATCCTTtttggtgttatatatatatgtatgtcggTAAATCTGAGATTCCTCACGGTTGTATTTTGTGACCAGTGTCAACAGAACTTTATCGAGTTTGCGGATCCAATGATGGTCACCTCTCCAAATTTCGACACATTTATTTGCAGATAATATAAGGAaggcgtgcatgcgtgtgtgtgcgtgtgtgtgcgtagtAATATTTTGGCTGTGAGTTTCTGGGGAAGACTAAATCTCAGTACATATGTTTTCATACATGTAGCACAACAAATAGCGTCCcctcaaaacaaataataaaattaaaattaaaattaaaaatcataaTAGTTGAGgctttttttgtaatattaaatgcatgttctgactgttt
This DNA window, taken from Gigantopelta aegis isolate Gae_Host chromosome 4, Gae_host_genome, whole genome shotgun sequence, encodes the following:
- the LOC121370132 gene encoding uncharacterized protein LOC121370132 is translated as MILWTLVLVFETTWLPTSADVTNSTLVALIQSKHQKYCGRYNCITGNKTAEFSDDLPGRPYRFKTKSCPPCYECSCRWDCVIFGDCCPDLHIGPPLYSFQCLGVPFKTDYLVKYFVVTDCSPESENYSRDLADRCHSSQLDSLGERLVTARVTSAGVDANVTFMNRFCAECKGITSSVPWNILVECNDVPQPKEIASLKDFLSWANRFCWIGFVPPGQFNDQIRKCKVLESEIQSTCDETGYWHTYNTSIAEACSAYYNPLRTGKFRNIFCFLCNGFPEDSLTFPVKCEDFGLSWGIKAFSAILNFEATPEVEAASDRCKEEEYEDTMSNKCRRMLCPSLHQLRGGNCTSFLYSAHGIVFKLKIVLVPLVPLQISPILSNKTLINYMIRRIRDQRNLATLNMTVVSYVYDETKVKGNYEQEKQNDSSLANGIPLDPQDPGAASNNVTSTTQRTSVRSVKGVEVVAYVDVTALVTEPRITTRLISQLMDSLLAIQYEPVGILNEGRIVVFKSIPSIYFSPKAFNISGERLKSVLTDRFLGATSRKPASSIFLEIPSPHLYCPQVEFQENEYKRAPNGSLIIIPDSLHVCEPNYEITDSLKLRVCVDYLRQMWLNNATLSDNTTHYNFSSTDSSTYTMKILTSVCLGISLICLLICFITHCLFAEMRTLPGINLMFLTFSLFVSQTLYLFGAGATDDRVVCTVMGILIHYSWLVTFAWMNVCSFHVFRVFRNVFSALTLNDNKKIIVLEYALFSYIVPGTIVALHILVNYFSLGESSLGYNDDMTICFIKPGFVSIPSFAIPAGLTVLLSTAFFIFTCVVLHKTSKERSMVGIKESVPVFRFFKLASITGLSWLFGFLGAILKKEVLAYMFIILAGGQGLFVFLSFSFSRDICVKYASCLCCARKKKQSLSEIRSTALENISTDHTMRSEIKPPSSATIFQDVRIDSRRKSCPPCYECSCRWDCVIFGDCCPDLHIGPPLYSFQCLGVPFKTDYLVKYFVVTDCSPESENYSRDLADRVSQFSTRFSWRTVEDSLTFPVKCEDFGLSWGIKAFSAILNFEATPEVEAASDRCKEEEYEDTMSVRINAEECCAHHCTN